The Mangifera indica cultivar Alphonso chromosome 8, CATAS_Mindica_2.1, whole genome shotgun sequence genome has a window encoding:
- the LOC123224301 gene encoding (+)-neomenthol dehydrogenase-like, with amino-acid sequence MEEETTKRYAIVTGANKGIGFEVCKQLASNGITVVLTARDEKRGLEAVEKLKESGLPDVLFHQLDVQDPASIAALRDFVQDQFGKLDILVNNAGVFGNILDGDALTAFISSEQGIADWGNLATETYELAEECLKINYYGAKRTCEALIPLLQLSDSPKIVNVSSAAGSLKNMPDGWPKEVLSDAENLTEERLDEVLTEFLKDFREGSLAARGWPPHLSAYGVSKATLSAYTRILAKRYNTFRINCVCPGYVKTDLNQNTGFLTVEEGAESVVRLALLPKDGPSGLFFSRKEETPF; translated from the exons ATGGAAGAAGAAACGACAAAGAG GTATGCAATTGTGACCGGAGCAAATAAAGGAATTGGGTTTGAAGTGTGTAAGCAGTTGGCTTCAAATGGTATTACAGTTGTGTTAACTGCTAGAGATGAGAAGAGAGGACTTGAAGCtgttgaaaaactcaaagagTCTGGTCTCCCTGATGTGCTTTTTCATCAACTTGATGTGCAAGATCCTGCTAGCATAGCTGCCCTTCGAGATTTCGTCCAAGAtcaatttggaaaacttgatatTCTG GTGAACAATGCAGGAGTTTTTGGAAACATATTGGATGGTGATGCTCTTACAGCTTTTATTTCTTCTGAG CAAGGGATTGCTGATTGGGGCAATCTGGCGACGGAGACATATGAATTAGCAGAAGAATgcctgaaaataaattattatggtGCCAAAAGAACATGTGAAGCGCTTATTCCCCTCCTCCAGTTATCTGATTCACCCAAGATTGTCAATGTTTCCTCTGCTGCAGGAAGTCTGAAG aacatGCCTGACGGATGGCCTAAGGAAGTTCTAAGTGATGCTGAAAACCTGACGGAAGAGAGATTAGATGAGGTTTTGACtgagtttttaaaagatttCAGAGAGGGCTCCTTAGCAGCCAGGGGTTGGCCTCCCCATCTTTCTGCCTATGGTGTTTCCAAAGCTACCCTAAGTGCTTACACAAGGATTCTGGCTAAGAGATACAACACTTTCCGCATCAACTGTGTTTGCCCTGGCTATGTCAAAACAGATCTAAACCAGAATACTGGCTTCTTGACTGTTGAGGAAGGTGCGGAAAGTGTTGTGAGGTTAGCTTTGCTGCCTAAGGATGGTCCTTCTGGTCTCTTCTTTAGTAGGAAAGAAGAGACACCTTTCTAA
- the LOC123224298 gene encoding (+)-neomenthol dehydrogenase-like, whose protein sequence is MEEETTKRYAIVTGANKGIGFEVCKQLASNGITVVLTARDEKRGLEAVEKLKESGLSDVLFHQLDVQDPASIAALRDFIQDQFGKLDILVNNAGVIGNILDGDALRASLSSKQGIEQVDWSNLATETYELAEECLKINYYGAKRTCEALIPLLQLSDSPKIVNVSSAAGRLKNMPDGWSKGVLSDAENLTEERLDEVLTEFLKDFREGSLAAKGWPPRISAYNVSKATLNAYTRILAKRYNTFRINCVCPGYVKTDINQNTGFLTVEEGAESVARLALLPKDGPSGLYFIRKEETPF, encoded by the exons ATGGAAGAAGAAACGACAAAGAG GTATGCAATTGTGACCGGAGCAAATAAAGGAATTGGGTTTGAAGTGTGTAAGCAGTTGGCTTCAAATGGTATTACAGTTGTGTTAACTGCTAGAGATGAGAAGAGAGGACTTGAAGCtgttgaaaaactcaaagagTCTGGTCTCTCTGATGTGCTTTTTCATCAACTTGATGTGCAAGATCCTGCTAGCATAGCTGCTCTTCGAGATTTCATCCAAGAtcaatttggaaaacttgatatTCTG GTGAACAATGCAGGGGTTATTGGAAACATATTAGATGGTGATGCTCTTAGAGCTTCTCTTTCTTCTAAG CAAGGGATAGAGCAGGTCGATTGGAGCAATCTGGCGACGGAGACATATGAATTAGCAGAAGAATgcctgaaaataaattattatggtGCCAAAAGAACATGTGAAGCGCTTATTCCCCTCCTTCAGTTATCTGATTCACCCAAGATTGTCAATGTTTCCTCTGCTGCAGGAAGGCTAAAG AACATGCCTGATGGATGGTCTAAGGGAGTTCTAAGTGATGCTGAAAACCTGACGGAAGAGAGATTAGATGAGGTTTTGACtgagtttttaaaagatttCAGAGAGGGCTCATTAGCAGCCAAGGGTTGGCCTCCCCGTATTTCTGCCTATAATGTTTCCAAAGCTACCCTGAATGCTTACACAAGGATTCTGGCTAAGAGATACAACACTTTCCGCATCAACTGTGTTTGCCCTGGCTATGTCAAAACAGATATAAACCAGAATACTGGCTTCTTAACTGTTGAGGAAGGTGCGGAAAGTGTTGCGAGGTTAGCTTTGCTGCCTAAGGATGGTCCTTCTGGTCTCTACTTTATTAGGAAAGAAGAGACACCTTTCTAA
- the LOC123224299 gene encoding (+)-neomenthol dehydrogenase-like → MEEETTKRYAVVTGANKGIGFGVCKQLASNGITVALTARDEKRGLEAVEKLKESGLSDVLFHQLDVQDPASIAALRDFIQDQFGKLDILVNNAGVIGNILDGDALRASLSSKQGIEQVDWSNLATETYELAEECLKINYYGAKRTCEALIPLLRLSDSPKIVNVSSAAGRLKNMPDGWPKEVLSDAENLTEERLDEVLTEFLKDFREGSLAAKGWPPHISAYNVSKATLNAYTRILAKRYNTFRINCVCPGYVKTDINQNTGFLTVEEGAESVARLALLPKDGPSGLYFIRKEETPF, encoded by the exons ATGGAAGAAGAAACGACAAAGAG GTATGCAGTAGTGACCGGAGCAAATAAAGGAATTGGGTTTGGAGTGTGTAAGCAGTTGGCTTCAAATGGTATTACAGTTGCGTTAACTGCTAGAGATGAGAAGAGAGGACTTGAAGCtgttgaaaaactcaaagagTCTGGTCTCTCTGATGTGCTTTTTCATCAACTTGATGTGCAAGACCCTGCTAGCATAGCTGCTCTTCGAGATTTCATCCAAGAtcaatttggaaaacttgatatTCTG GTGAACAATGCAGGGGTTATCGGAAACATATTGGATGGTGATGCTCTTAGAGCTTCTCTTTCTTCTAAG CAAGGGATAGAGCAGGTTGATTGGAGCAATCTGGCGACGGAGACATATGAATTAGCAGAAGAATgcctgaaaataaattattatggtGCCAAAAGAACATGTGAAGCGCTTATTCCCCTCCTTCGGTTATCTGATTCACCCAAGATTGTCAATGTTTCCTCTGCTGCAGGAAGGCTAAAG AACATGCCTGATGGATGGCCTAAGGAAGTTCTAAGTGATGCTGAAAACCTGACGGAAGAGAGATTAGATGAGGTTTTGACtgagtttttaaaagatttCAGAGAGGGCTCATTAGCAGCCAAGGGTTGGCCTCCCCATATTTCTGCCTATAATGTTTCCAAAGCTACCCTGAATGCTTACACAAGGATTCTGGCTAAGAGATACAACACTTTCCGCATCAACTGTGTTTGCCCTGGCTATGTCAAAACAGATATAAACCAGAATACTGGCTTCTTAACTGTTGAGGAAGGTGCGGAAAGTGTTGCGAGGTTAGCTTTGCTGCCTAAGGATGGTCCTTCTGGTCTCTACTTTATTAGGAAGGAAGAGACACCTTTCTAA